A single Apostichopus japonicus isolate 1M-3 chromosome 11, ASM3797524v1, whole genome shotgun sequence DNA region contains:
- the LOC139976333 gene encoding uncharacterized protein — translation MHMKRRIAKQLITKYPYLRERIGSGYDTWTAALNNKLKSLRMKDSSLSLKNAPLKRKESILQKDVFKRPCKGELNFLPVIPSTEDDTSLKRHKETMKKEMSKKRAKNLILIEKLMDKTYPQRRAYLTNKPLVKDLLQEYPALLLTEEISNEMTRLVNIDCTKKVSKFPRLAKSITLLGRCYLKSVKSGPKHDKIKEILHRCDRNIRSSEVDRREEQNKAGLQLLPLLLRENEEEFVSYTNTSNEFQKIAESVSTPTVIISESTCAIAAESQVLKEGDSVDSLIHLISMFYCVNIEYPRSCNCTLTYVQKEIFEITDNKKVPAKLITFVTKVARQ, via the exons ATGCACATGAAAAGGAGAATAGCTAAACAGCTAATAACAAAATATCCTTACTTAAGGGAGCGCATTGGCTCAGGTTATGATACTTGGACTGCGGCCCTTAACAATAAATTGAAATCACTGAGGATGAAAGATTCAAGTCTCTCATTAAAAAATGCGCCTcttaaaagaaaagagagcattCTACAAAAGGATGTTTTCAAGAGGCCCTGCAAAGGGGAATTAAATTTCCTGCCAGTGATACCATCCACTGAAGATGATACCTCTCTGAAAAGACATAAAGAAACCATGAAAAAGGAGATGTCTAAGAAACGGGCCAAAAACTTGATTTTGATCGAGAAACTTATGGATAAAACATATCCACAACGAAGGGCATATTTAACCAATAAACCACTTGTTAAAGACTTACTTCAAGAGTATCCTGCTCTTCTGCTAACAGAAGAAATTAGCAATGAGATGACTCGTTTGGTGAACATTGATTGTACCAAGAAAGTATCAAAGTTTCCTAGATTGGCCAAAAGTATCACCTTACTGGGAAGATGCTACCTCAAGAGTGTCAAGAGTGGTCCTAAACATGACAAGATCAAAGAAATTCTACACAGGTGTGACAG GAATATTAGAAGCTCTGAGGTAGACAGAAGAGAGGAACAGAATAAAGCAGGATTACAGTTGCTACCATTGCTGCTACGGGAAAATGAAGAAGAGTTCGTTTCCTACACAAAT acTTCAAACGAATTTCAAAAGATTGCAGAGTCAGTGTCAACCCCAACAGTTATAATCAGTGAAAGTACATGTGCCATTGCTGCTGAGTCCCAAGTGCTCAAGGAAGGTGATTCTGTGGACAGTCTCATTCATCTCATCAGTATGTTTTATTGTGTCAATATTGAATACCCGAGATCATGTAACTGTACATTGACATATGTACAAAAGGAGATTTTTGAAATCACTGACAATAAAAAGGTACCAGCTAAGTTGATAACCTTTGTAACAAAAGTCGCTAGGCAATAG